One Dictyoglomus turgidum DSM 6724 DNA window includes the following coding sequences:
- a CDS encoding carbohydrate kinase family protein: protein MILACGEALIDFTPIEINKEVAYVPKEGGSPYNVAITLGRLGTLCGFFGKISKDFFGEMLIEKLRNNHVDTSFVLRSEKSTTLAFVILKEGEPHFVFYGENTADTSLEEKDMPYIDPEKIKLIHFGSISMIREPGCFVLEKMMSQNHGKVSISFDPNVRSNLIKDKVNYLKKFETWIGYVDILKASIADLTWLYETEDTDELAKYFLRRGVKIFLVTLGKEGSKGYTKFFSAFSKGKEVKVADTVGAGDAFMGGFLYYLNSIGKLNKNFLESITKEELENALDFSNTVSALTCTKKGAEPPYLSEVENFMLKRYY, encoded by the coding sequence ATGATTTTGGCATGTGGAGAGGCTCTTATAGACTTCACCCCTATAGAAATAAATAAAGAGGTAGCTTACGTACCTAAGGAAGGTGGATCGCCCTATAATGTGGCAATCACTCTTGGCAGGTTAGGAACACTTTGTGGATTCTTTGGTAAAATTTCCAAGGACTTTTTTGGAGAGATGTTAATTGAAAAATTAAGAAATAACCATGTGGATACATCTTTTGTGTTAAGATCTGAGAAATCAACTACTCTTGCCTTTGTCATTCTAAAGGAGGGAGAACCTCATTTTGTTTTCTATGGCGAAAATACTGCTGATACATCCTTAGAAGAGAAGGATATGCCCTACATAGATCCTGAAAAAATCAAGCTTATTCATTTTGGATCAATTTCCATGATACGAGAACCAGGTTGCTTTGTGTTAGAAAAAATGATGAGTCAAAATCATGGAAAGGTATCAATTTCTTTTGACCCTAATGTAAGATCTAATCTAATAAAAGATAAAGTTAATTACTTAAAAAAATTTGAAACTTGGATTGGATATGTAGATATTTTAAAGGCAAGCATTGCAGATCTTACTTGGCTTTATGAGACAGAGGATACGGATGAGCTTGCTAAATATTTTCTGAGAAGAGGTGTAAAGATCTTTCTTGTAACCTTAGGTAAGGAAGGATCAAAAGGCTATACTAAATTCTTTTCTGCTTTTTCTAAGGGTAAAGAAGTAAAAGTTGCTGATACAGTAGGAGCAGGAGATGCTTTTATGGGAGGATTTTTATATTATTTAAATTCTATTGGGAAACTGAATAAGAATTTTTTAGAAAGTATAACTAAGGAAGAGCTTGAAAATGCCTTGGATTTTTCTAATACGGTCTCGGCGTTAACCTGTACTAAGAAGGGCGCAGAGCCACCATATTTGTCTGAAGTTGAAAATTTTATGCTTAAAAGGTATTATTGA